DNA sequence from the bacterium genome:
GTACTTCATTATAAAATTCTTTAGGGAAAAGAGGGCGAATCGGGCGGTCAATCAACCGCGCACTTAATATCTCTTTTTCCTGAGGCCTTCCTTCACGTTTAAAAAAGCCGCCCGGGATCTTACCTGCAGCATAGGCCTTCTCACGATATTCAACAGAAAGCGGGAAAAACCCTCTGTAATCAGCTCTCTTTTTTGATGCAACTGCAGTAGCAAGTATTACAGTTCCTCCGTACTGTACTACCACAGCTCCGTCAGCCTGTCTCGCCATACGTCCGGTTTCGAAGGTAAGTTCCCTGCCTCCGTGTTCAATACTTTTTCTTACTATCATTCTTTTCTCCTAACAGCAGTAGATAAAATATTTAACTACTGCTCTATAAACCTGATTTTTCTATCAGGATACCGACAACAACTCTTGTAGCTAAATTTAGCGTCGGAGTCCTAATTCTTTAATTACGGCTCTGTATCTCTCAATATCTTTTGTTTTGATATAATCAAGAAGCCTGCGCCGCCTGCCCACCATTTTTAACAACCCGCGGCGTGAATGGTTGTCTTTCTTATGCACTTTGAAATGTTCAGTCAGTTGATTGATTCTTTCTGTTAAAAGAGCAACCTGAACATCCGCTTTACCTGTATCGCGCTCATTATCACCGAATTTTTTGATAAGCTCGCTCTTTTTCTCTTTAGTCAAGCCCATTAATACCTCCTACTGGTCTTCAATAAAATTGCTAATGATTTCTTTTTATCTTGTTCTATATTTTCTCTCAACTCGTCAACAGTTGAGAATTTTTTCTCCCCGCGAATTCGTTCCAGGAAAAAAATATCCAGTTCCGAATCATATAAATCACCCTTAAAGCCGTGCAAATGTACTTCTATTTTCTGCTCATTACCGTTAAGTGTAGGCCGATTTCCGATATATGCCATACCTCCGAACTCCTCATCCAGTGCTCTAACCCTTACTGCATAAACTCCATTTTCAGGAATAAGCTTCCCCTCTTTTTTAATTTTTAAATTTGCAGTAGGAAATCCAAGCTCACGGCCTAATTTCTTACCCTGCTCAACTTGTCCATGCATCAGAAATTCGTGCCCTAACATAGTGTCAGCACTTTTTATTTGCCCCTTTCTGACAAGTTCTCTTATACGCGTACTGCTTACAAATTCTCCATTAACTTTTACAGGATCAACCACATGAATGGAAAAATCATAATCAGAGCTCATACGCTGAAGAAGTTTCTGTGTCCCCTCAGCTCCTCTTCCAAATGTATGGTTATAACCAACAACGAAATTCAGAACACCTGTTTTTTCAACAACAACTCTTTTGATAAATTCTTCCGCTCCGGTTTTTGCCACTTCTCTGTCAAAAGGAATTATACAAACAGCATCAACTCCTCTTTCTTCAATAAGACACAGCTTCTCATCAAGAGTCGTCAGTAATTCAGGTACTTCAGTGCTTCTGACAACTCTTTTCGGAATCGGATCAAAAGTAATCAGCACACTTCTTGAATCTGTACTTTTTGCAAGACTTACGATTTTGTCAATGATCTTTTTATGCCCGAGATGAATCCCGTCAAAAGAACCTACTGTAACACAACTTTTCTTTTTATAGGGGACATCATTAAAAGTTTTATAAATTTTCATAATTATACTGCTAATGCTTCCCTGATCTCTTGCAGTTGATAAGAATCATCAACTTTGTAATCTCCGATCTTTGTTCTCCTTAGATAGCTTAAATGCCCCCCCGTCTCTAACATATCCCCTACATCTCGTGCCAGTGCCCTTATATATGTTCCCTTTGAACACCTGACAGTTAATTTTAAAAACGGCGGATCCCACTCATCAAGCAAAATTGAAAATATAACAACCTTCCTCGGGCTTCGCTCTATCACCTCGCCTTTTCTCGCAAGGCGGTATAACGGGCGTCCTTTAACTTTGATAGCTGAATACATCGGAGGAATCTGCTCTATCTCACCATTAAAATTTTTCAGTACATCTTCAATTACCTGCACTGGAAAAGATTCCACTTCTTTCTTTTCTATGATCCTGCCTTCAGCATCGTCTGTGTCTGTTTTAATCCCGAGTGTAATAATACCTTTATACTCTTTCTCCATACCTACAAGGCTGCTTACTCCCTTTGTTGCCCTGCCTGTAACTACAAGCAGAACACCTGTAGCCATTGGATCAAGAGTACCTGCATGACCGACCTTCCTGCATTTTGTCCAGGCTTTTATCTTTTTAACAACACCGAATGAAGTTATTCCTTCAGGTTTATCAATATTTAATACTGCTCCTGCATTAAAATCCAAAGAACTTATTTTAACAGCTGCACTATTCATTAAACAAATGATTCAAGTATTTTTATTAATTTTTCCTTTACCTCATCAGCTTTTCCGGCAACTCTGCACCCTGCTGCACGCTGATGGCCCCCACCCCCAAATTCTCCTGCAACTGCATTCACATCTACATACTCTTTTGAGCGCAAACTTATCCGAAAATAATCGGGTTTTTCTTCAATCATAAAAAATTCTACTTCTGTCCCGTCAATAGCAAGAAGATAATCAACAAAACCTTCAGTATCAACATTACTGCCCTCAGATACAAATCCGTTTACAAGATACATGCAGCTAACCTTGCCATCGAAATGGAACTCAAGAGTGGACAGAGCAGAAGATAGTGCACGAAGAGTATCAGGAGAAGAACGCTGATAAAGCATTCTTGCAATAAACCCCGGATCCGCTCCGCAGCGGACCATCTCTGCACATATATAAAGAGATTTATCTGTAGTATTTGGGAAGCTGAAACTTCCAGTATCACAGACAATCCCGTTATAAACATAAGTTGCCATTGCTTTTGTAACATCTATACCCAAAGCAGAAATCAACTGATAAACAATTTCAGACGTACTGCTTGCTTTTGGGTCCACAACATTAATTTTACCAAAATTAACATTGCTCGGATGGTGATCAATGCTTATTATAGTACTGTTGTCAGGAATTAAGCTGTTGACTCTGCCTATTCTCTCAAGATTTGAAGCATCAAGAACAACACAAACTTCCGGAGTAAAATCGTAATCTATTTTCTCAAAAGAAACGATACTATCCACATCAGGCAGAAAATCAAATTTCCCGGGAACAGTATCATCAATACACATTAAAAACCGTTTACCAAGATGCTTAACAATTGACGCAAACAGAAGAATTGACGAAATCGAATCTCCGTCGGAATTAATGTGTGCTGTTATTAAAAAATCATCTTTCTCTTTTAAAACCTGCGAAACCCTTGAAAAGCCTTTACTGATTTCATTATCCTCTTTATATTGCATCCTGTTTTCTGTCATGTAAAGTCAGCCTATAGTATCTTTATCCGAAGAATGTATCTCATTAAAAATTTCATTAATATGTTCCATGTAATCCAAACTCGTATCAAGAAAAAACTTAATCATAGGCAGATAACGTAAACGAATACGGGTGCCGAGTTCACTTTGTATAAATGAAGTAGCTCCTTCCAGAATATGCATTGAAGCCGCCCTCTCCTCATCGCTGCCGAGTATACTAACATATACTCTTGCATTACGCAAATCTGCAGACAAAGCAACTTGAGTAACTGTGACAAATCCCAGTCTCGGATCTTTCATTTTAGTCCTGAGTATCTCGCTTATTTCAAGCTGGATCATACCTGATACTCGTTTTTGTCTCTGGCCTGCCATATTACTTATTATCTCTATAGAATCTCAATAATATTATCTATCAGTTCAACACGATTATCTTTAATAATAGCATTCATGACCCTGGTAAAAACAGAATCAATAAATCTCCGGCTATTTGATACTGATGCAATACCGATACATGCCCTCTGCCACTTATCCTGATAATCCACTTCCGATACTGAAATATTAAAATTATTTCTTAAACGGGTAATTATGCTTTTCAAAATAAATCTCTTTTCTTTAAGAGACTGTGCACCGGAAATATGCAGCTCTACCTGCAAAGTCCCTACTAACATTTATCAAAGCTCCCTGGCCTTCTCAATAATAATGTAAACCTCAAACATGTCACCTGCTTTTATATCTCTGAATCCCTCAAGAGTAATACCGCATTCATAACCGGCAGCTACTTCTTTAACGTCATCTTTAAAACGTTTAAGAGAAGATATCTTTCCGTCATGAATTATCTCTTTATCCCGAATAACGCGTACCATGCTGTTTCTCAATACTTTACCGGAAAGAACATAGCAACCCGCTATCATGCCTACTTTTGAAGCTTTGAATATATCGCGGATTTCCACTTCTCCGGTTACTTCTTCGATAAGTTCCGGCTCCAAAAGCCCGGAAAGTGCAAGTTTAACATCATTTACTACATCATATATAACTTCGTATAAACGGATATCAATATTTTCTGCCTTGGCGAGATCCACTGCTTTACCGTTCGGCTGCACATGGAAACCTATAATTACAGCTTCAGACGCTTCGGCAAGAAGCACATCTGATTCATTAATAGCACCAACTGCTTTGTGAACTATACGAACACTTGCCATATCTGTTGCTAAATTCATCAAAGAATCACTTAACGCTTCAACAGATCCGTCCACATCTCCCTTGATAATAACTGCAAGTTCCTTAACAGTTCCCTCAGCAATATTCTTTGATATCTGATCAAGAGTCAGGCGTTTTATCTGCTTGAAGCCCTGTTCACGTTTTAACTGCTGCCTCTTGTTGCTTATATCACGTGCTTCCTGTTCACTGTCAACAACTACAAAAATATCTCCGGCCTGAGGCATACCTGAAAAGCCCATCACCTGCACAGGCGTAGATGGCCCTGCATGTTTAACTTTATTTCCCCTGTCATCAATCATTGCTCTGACTCTTCCATGGAAGGGGCCTGCAATGAAAATATCTCCAATATTTAAAGTACCTCTCTGGATTAATATATTTCCGATAATACCTTTGCCTTTATCCTTACGCGCTTCAAGAATTACAGCCCTTGCCTTTGCCTCGTGATTGGCCTTAAGTTCAAGTATTTCAGATTCAAGAAGTATTATCTCCAGTAACCGGTCAATTCCTTCCCCTGTTTTAGCGGAAACTTCTGCACACTGAACCTTGCCTCCCCAGTCTTCAACAAGCACATTATGTTCGGAAAGCTGCTGCTTTATTCTATCTATATTTGCACCTGATTTGTCAATTTTATTAATTGCAACAACAATAGGCACATTAGCAGCCCTGGAATGGTTAATCGCTTCAATTGTCTGAGGCATAATACCGTCATCTGCCGCAACAACAAGTACAACCATATCAGTAACCTGTGCACCTCTGGCACGCATTGCAGTAAAAGCTTCATGGCCAGGAGTATCAAGAAATGTAATTGCATTATCATTAGTTATTACTTCATAAGCACCAATATGCTGAGTGATGCCTCCTGATTCATGAGATATTATATTGCTTTCCCTAATAAAATCCAAAAGAGAGGTCTTGCCATGGTCAACATGGCCCATAATAGTTACTACAGGGGCTCTCGGATGAAGTTTGGACTCATCTTCTTCCTCTTCAAAAATTACCTGGTCTTCCGTATCTTCTCCAAACTCCGTAAGGAATACAACATCATACTCAAATTCATGCGCCACCATCATAATTATTTCACGGTCAAGACGCTGATTTATAGTAACCATAAGGCCGAGAGACATACATGCTTTTATCACTTCATTTGCTTCAACATCTAATAAATTAGCGAGTTCTGATACTGAAGCAAATTCAGTAATCTTAATTACATTCTCTTCTGTTTCTTCAATTTCGTCTTTTATTTTATCCTTTTTATGCTTCCTCTTTTTGGTAGTATCACTCATCTTGGCTAGAGTTTCTTTTATGGAAGCATCTATCTCCTTCTCATCAATTTTAACCTGAGGCCCTTTTTTACGTTTTTTACGTTTTCGCCTCTTTTTATTCGAACTTTTTGACCCCTCTCCGCCTTCTGCAATAAAAGTCTCTTCCTGCTTTTTATGGTGATGCCTTTTTTGCGGAATTTCTTCTTCTACATCAGCCTGTTTTTTATGTTTCTCTTTAGAGCGGGTTCTCTCCTCTTCATTTTTTTCTTCATGATGTTTTCTTGCCGCTTTCTTTAACGAACGCTTCGGCTTTTCTACAGGAGGTATCTTATCAACATCAATTACCTGTGCAGCACCATGCTTCTGGCCTGCACTTGTGGTTTCTGCTTTCTTCTCTTCTTTTTGGGCTACAGGCTCAGCTTTCGGTTTCTCTCTCGGCGGCTCTGTAACTTTAAGAGCTTTTTTTGCAGCCTCTTCAGAACGTTTCCTTGCCCTCTTTTTGCCAGTAGTTGAAACAGGTTCAAGTTCACTTCCTTTAGAGCGCTCAAGAATTTCATTTATCTCTTCACGAATAGTCTCTCTGCGCTTCTCCTCTTCAATCTTTTTTTCCTGTATTTTTTTTCTAAAATCAGGTTCTTTAGATTCAAGGTCTTCAGCTCTTTGAAAATTTTCATTAATCAGAGCATACATTTCGTCGCTCACCGGTGCCATGTGGTTCCGCACCTTAACGCCCTGTTTGTGCAAGAACTCAATAAGAGTCTCGTTCGACATGTTAAATTCTTTTGCTACGGAGTATACTCTTTTTTTACTAGTCAATGTTACCCTTTTTCCTGTTTTTAGCCTAAATTATCACTTTAAAACATAAGGCCATTATTCGGTTTCGTCAGATTCTTCTTCATAATAAGAAGAAAGAATCTCAAATAACTTGTCAACTGTTTTACTGCCAAATCCTTTTATATCAGAAATCACGTCCTTACCGGCATCCAGTACTTCATCGGCATTTTCATAGCCGGCAGATGTAAGTTTATCATATATTATCTTCGTCAGTTCAGGAATATCTTCAAGAAGAAGTTTTTCTTCCTCTGCATGTTCCGCATCCCACTCAGACTGTTTAACAGTTGTAATCTCATAACCTGTGAGCCTTGATGCAAGTTGTCTGTTCTGGCCGCCGCGTCCTATAGCAAGGGATATCTCATCATCAGGGAGCACTGCAACAGCACTCTTTTCATCTTCATTGACAATTACCTGTACCGGTTTCGCAGGGCTTAAGGCCCGTGCAATAAAAATTTCAGGCTCACCATTCCAGTTAATAACATCTATTTTCTCGTTATTAAGCTCTTTAACTACAGCCTGAATCCTTACACCCTTAAGCCCAACACACGCTCCTACAGCATCTATTCTGCTATCATTTGAGGATACCGCAACTTTTGCCCTTTCACCCGGGAAACGCGCGACACTTTTTATCTCTATAATACCATCATAGATTTCCGGTACTTCTATTTCAAAAAGCCCTATGAGAAGTTTAGGCGCAATCCGGGACACAATAACCTCAGGCCCTCTGTTTGTTCTGGCTACATGCCTGATTACAGCTTTCAGAGTGTCGCCTCTATAATACCTTTCACTTGGTATCTGTTCGGATTTAGGCAACGCCACTTCCATATTCTCTACAGAAATCAAAACTTCGTCTCTGCTGATCTGACGGATGTCACCTACAATAATTTCACCGACACGATCTTTAAACTCTTCGAACAAAATCTCTTTTTCGGCTTCACGGATTTTTTGCGTGAGTGTCTGTTTTGCAGACGTTATTAATCTTCTGCCAAATGCCGAAGGATCAATAATTTCTACAAACTCATCACCCAATTCAAGGTCAGGTTCAGTCTTCTTTGCATCATCAAGAGCAATTTCAGATATAGGATCTTCTACCTCAGCAACTATTGTTTTAATCTGGTATATCTCCACTTCACCTTTTTCCATGTTAACGAATATATCAAAATTATCCGTTTTTCCGTACTTCCGTTTAATCATTGAAAAAAACATGGACTCAAGAATTTCACTCACTGAGTCTTTTGAAATGTTTCTCTCTTTCGCTATTTGTGTTACTGCCTCAACAATATTTACATTCATTGAAGTTTATCCCTCAATTTACCACTCTATTGCCCGTCTCGCTTTTAAAATAATTTTATACGGGATAGTCAAACTATCCATTTTATCAACGATCCTGATTTCCGTTTCAGATACATCCTCAAGAAAGCCTTCAACTTTTTGCTTTGCCCCGTCCTCATCCCGAAATACTATCCTCAGCTTCTTCCCCATGTTCCTTAAAAAATCTTTCTTTTCCTTCAACGCCCTGTCAAGGCCGGGAGAAGACACTTCCACTCTATAGGAATCCGGGGCGGCAAGAGACTCTTTGTTAATAAGCGAATATATTTTCCGGTTTATCGTTGCACACTCGCCAACTGTAATCCCATTTTTGGTATCAACAAAAAATCTGAAAATTCTGTTCGAAGGCCCTCCGATAATTTCAACGTCTATCAGTTCAGCTTCTTCCTCCTCAATAACTGGAGTAACTGCACTAATTATCTTCTCTTTTAAACTGCTCATACAATATCCCATTAAAAAAAGTGGGTATTTGACCCACTTCAGCATATAATATATGAAATATTTTCCTCTTTTGCAAGGAAAATATACAGAAACAATAATCTTAACGCAGGATCAGTTATGATTTAGAGTATTAAGTAAGAACGCAACTTCCGATTTATATTCAAATGACGGGTAGTTGTCAAGCAACGCCTGTAAAATTTCTTTTGCTTTAGCAGAATTACCTGCCTCTTCATAACAGCGTGCAGCACTCTTTAAATAAAAAGGTGCTGAAAATAATTTTTCAAATTTGTTGGCAGCTTTTTCATACATTTCAGCAGCTTCTTTATATTTCTTCTGCATCTCAAGACAATCACCCATCCCCGCATAACTTGCCGGAGTATAAACAGGATCAGACGAAATCGTTTTTATACAAATTTGATAGTACTTTAAACCATTATCATAATCCTTATTATCATAATAAGAGTTTGCAATAAAAAAAGCCGACTCTCCTGCTGCACGTGTACCTGCGTATTTATCAACAATGGCAGGCATTTGCTGAATTACACGGTCATAAGCTCCCTGATAGTAGTATTGCTCTGCAACACCCAACTGTCCTTCAGCAGCCATTTCCGCCCTTTTTTTGCTTTTAACTGAAAACAATACAATAAGCAGAATAACAGCAACAGAACCTATCACAATATTTATATATTTAGAATGCTTTCTCAAATATTTCTGAAAATTAACATAAAGAGTTACTATCGGATCTTCTT
Encoded proteins:
- the rpsO gene encoding 30S ribosomal protein S15, whose product is MGLTKEKKSELIKKFGDNERDTGKADVQVALLTERINQLTEHFKVHKKDNHSRRGLLKMVGRRRRLLDYIKTKDIERYRAVIKELGLRR
- a CDS encoding bifunctional riboflavin kinase/FAD synthetase — its product is MKIYKTFNDVPYKKKSCVTVGSFDGIHLGHKKIIDKIVSLAKSTDSRSVLITFDPIPKRVVRSTEVPELLTTLDEKLCLIEERGVDAVCIIPFDREVAKTGAEEFIKRVVVEKTGVLNFVVGYNHTFGRGAEGTQKLLQRMSSDYDFSIHVVDPVKVNGEFVSSTRIRELVRKGQIKSADTMLGHEFLMHGQVEQGKKLGRELGFPTANLKIKKEGKLIPENGVYAVRVRALDEEFGGMAYIGNRPTLNGNEQKIEVHLHGFKGDLYDSELDIFFLERIRGEKKFSTVDELRENIEQDKKKSLAILLKTSRRY
- the truB gene encoding tRNA pseudouridine(55) synthase TruB, producing the protein MNSAAVKISSLDFNAGAVLNIDKPEGITSFGVVKKIKAWTKCRKVGHAGTLDPMATGVLLVVTGRATKGVSSLVGMEKEYKGIITLGIKTDTDDAEGRIIEKKEVESFPVQVIEDVLKNFNGEIEQIPPMYSAIKVKGRPLYRLARKGEVIERSPRKVVIFSILLDEWDPPFLKLTVRCSKGTYIRALARDVGDMLETGGHLSYLRRTKIGDYKVDDSYQLQEIREALAV
- a CDS encoding bifunctional oligoribonuclease/PAP phosphatase NrnA; protein product: MTENRMQYKEDNEISKGFSRVSQVLKEKDDFLITAHINSDGDSISSILLFASIVKHLGKRFLMCIDDTVPGKFDFLPDVDSIVSFEKIDYDFTPEVCVVLDASNLERIGRVNSLIPDNSTIISIDHHPSNVNFGKINVVDPKASSTSEIVYQLISALGIDVTKAMATYVYNGIVCDTGSFSFPNTTDKSLYICAEMVRCGADPGFIARMLYQRSSPDTLRALSSALSTLEFHFDGKVSCMYLVNGFVSEGSNVDTEGFVDYLLAIDGTEVEFFMIEEKPDYFRISLRSKEYVDVNAVAGEFGGGGHQRAAGCRVAGKADEVKEKLIKILESFV
- the rbfA gene encoding 30S ribosome-binding factor RbfA, which produces MAGQRQKRVSGMIQLEISEILRTKMKDPRLGFVTVTQVALSADLRNARVYVSILGSDEERAASMHILEGATSFIQSELGTRIRLRYLPMIKFFLDTSLDYMEHINEIFNEIHSSDKDTIG
- a CDS encoding DUF503 domain-containing protein → MLVGTLQVELHISGAQSLKEKRFILKSIITRLRNNFNISVSEVDYQDKWQRACIGIASVSNSRRFIDSVFTRVMNAIIKDNRVELIDNIIEIL
- the infB gene encoding translation initiation factor IF-2 — protein: MTSKKRVYSVAKEFNMSNETLIEFLHKQGVKVRNHMAPVSDEMYALINENFQRAEDLESKEPDFRKKIQEKKIEEEKRRETIREEINEILERSKGSELEPVSTTGKKRARKRSEEAAKKALKVTEPPREKPKAEPVAQKEEKKAETTSAGQKHGAAQVIDVDKIPPVEKPKRSLKKAARKHHEEKNEEERTRSKEKHKKQADVEEEIPQKRHHHKKQEETFIAEGGEGSKSSNKKRRKRKKRKKGPQVKIDEKEIDASIKETLAKMSDTTKKRKHKKDKIKDEIEETEENVIKITEFASVSELANLLDVEANEVIKACMSLGLMVTINQRLDREIIMMVAHEFEYDVVFLTEFGEDTEDQVIFEEEEDESKLHPRAPVVTIMGHVDHGKTSLLDFIRESNIISHESGGITQHIGAYEVITNDNAITFLDTPGHEAFTAMRARGAQVTDMVVLVVAADDGIMPQTIEAINHSRAANVPIVVAINKIDKSGANIDRIKQQLSEHNVLVEDWGGKVQCAEVSAKTGEGIDRLLEIILLESEILELKANHEAKARAVILEARKDKGKGIIGNILIQRGTLNIGDIFIAGPFHGRVRAMIDDRGNKVKHAGPSTPVQVMGFSGMPQAGDIFVVVDSEQEARDISNKRQQLKREQGFKQIKRLTLDQISKNIAEGTVKELAVIIKGDVDGSVEALSDSLMNLATDMASVRIVHKAVGAINESDVLLAEASEAVIIGFHVQPNGKAVDLAKAENIDIRLYEVIYDVVNDVKLALSGLLEPELIEEVTGEVEIRDIFKASKVGMIAGCYVLSGKVLRNSMVRVIRDKEIIHDGKISSLKRFKDDVKEVAAGYECGITLEGFRDIKAGDMFEVYIIIEKAREL
- the nusA gene encoding transcription termination factor NusA, coding for MNVNIVEAVTQIAKERNISKDSVSEILESMFFSMIKRKYGKTDNFDIFVNMEKGEVEIYQIKTIVAEVEDPISEIALDDAKKTEPDLELGDEFVEIIDPSAFGRRLITSAKQTLTQKIREAEKEILFEEFKDRVGEIIVGDIRQISRDEVLISVENMEVALPKSEQIPSERYYRGDTLKAVIRHVARTNRGPEVIVSRIAPKLLIGLFEIEVPEIYDGIIEIKSVARFPGERAKVAVSSNDSRIDAVGACVGLKGVRIQAVVKELNNEKIDVINWNGEPEIFIARALSPAKPVQVIVNEDEKSAVAVLPDDEISLAIGRGGQNRQLASRLTGYEITTVKQSEWDAEHAEEEKLLLEDIPELTKIIYDKLTSAGYENADEVLDAGKDVISDIKGFGSKTVDKLFEILSSYYEEESDETE
- a CDS encoding tetratricopeptide repeat protein, producing the protein MLKPRKRIAKKEIKEDPIVTLYVNFQKYLRKHSKYINIVIGSVAVILLIVLFSVKSKKRAEMAAEGQLGVAEQYYYQGAYDRVIQQMPAIVDKYAGTRAAGESAFFIANSYYDNKDYDNGLKYYQICIKTISSDPVYTPASYAGMGDCLEMQKKYKEAAEMYEKAANKFEKLFSAPFYLKSAARCYEEAGNSAKAKEILQALLDNYPSFEYKSEVAFLLNTLNHN